The Clupea harengus chromosome 22, Ch_v2.0.2, whole genome shotgun sequence genomic sequence CCTGACTCTTGCTTTGGCTCAGCGGACTGGCTGATCCTGTGGGAAAGCTGCCCTTTCCAGCCTAGGAAACACAACAGTGGAGTCAGGAAAGACGCAGatgtccgcacacacacacacacacacacacagccatgtgtAGGGTGCAAACTGACACCCACACTAAAACACATATGCCTTACACAACTCGCATGGGATGTACAAATAAATCACCGGCCCGCCCAcctacacagacatgcagaactGTGTGTCCATTACAAGCAAACAGCGGCTACGTTCACTCACATTATTTTGCCAGTGAGCTGGTGGTTTCTCGGGCATTGCAGAACTCTGAAGAGCCTGCCATACATTGCTGTACTCCTCGTCTTTACCAGagccctgcgcacacacacgcacgcagacacacacacagacacacgcacgcacatacatacacgcgaacacacacacagacacaaacagagagaggaccTGCTGTCAGTATACAACACAGTAGGGGAGAAACACTTCGCACATGCAAAATCGTCAATCAATAGAAAATAGAACAGACCCCATTAGCACAGGACATAGACAGACGGACACGCACCTTGACTTTTTGCTGGTTCTTCTGGTTGAGGGCCTTGTGAGGAGAGTGTCTGTTGCCCTGAGTGTCAGCCCTGAGATTAAAGCTTTTGCCATTCTGCTGCTGCAAGAACAAGGGAAATGCTCCGTCAGATCACACCCTTAACTACGGAATTAAGCACACAATTTGATTGGGGTATAAAATATGATTATTGGAGACAAGTCACATGACTTTCCATAATATGTATTTGAGGTGGtgcgggtgtgagtgtgagtgtgagtgtgagtgtgagtgtgagtgtgagtgtgagtgtgagtgtgagtgtgagtgtgagtgtgagtgtgagtgtgtgtgtgtgtgtgtgtgtgtgtgtgtgtgtgtgtgtgtctctcacctgtgtGGGTATGAATGGGGAGCGGGGGGAGTGGTTGAGGCCGGCCAGCTGGCCCTTGTGTGGATGCTGGGAGGAAGCGGATGGCTGGGGCTTGATGATGGCAGTGAGCTTGTGGGAGCCCTGCTCCAGACGGCAGCCATGGCTCAGGTTTATTAAGGCACTGGGCGGCAGCCGGTAGCCACGGCCTTCtgagcacctacacacacacacacacacacacacacacacacagaaaaagagaagaaaacattAGGCTCAGTGCAAGCACACAATCATACATgataagagaaaataaaagcaaacactggcagtagtgcacacacacacacgcacgcacgcacgcaagcaagCAAAAGatcattggacctcattcttgaacattttcttaattgtcttcttaaatatcttcttgcGAACTTTGTAAGACCAACTCTAAGAAAGATCTGGATGCCGGGTTCATGAATGCGTGGAAATGTGTTTTCTCGTACACCtaaatttgcatacataaacgccCCACCAGCTCTATAAGGGACTATAGAGCCATGTGCacacagaatccacaggcaacgcgaaaacaacttgagactgatcaaaatcatgtcaaagcggaaagcgagcaccggtccagtaaacgcagacctaactagcaagctaactacctaaaaggcatgcaacaaccttgcaaacatcactgatggagataatttccaaacactgttattgacttaagaatatatgaatcaagtgccttgtagaTTGTGACTTATATTCCTTggatgaatcatgtgcttatgaaagcaggaacatggcttttgtgtgtgtgtgtgtgtgtgtgtgtgtgtgtgtaacttagattattaggtgccacttagtctgcatatgtacaagagcatgtttagaccagaagtgataagaagggtcgaactgtgcttcttccgaccttgtgcaaaacctTGTGCAAGaacttccattccattccaaaaCTTCCATTCTTGCCTcagacgtcagaaatccaccacgtggttatccctgctgaacgctcaacttctttctatataaaccttgtgcgatgtgtttaatattgcttcactttcagccttgtgctgggagtgagcccgattgcaattgttgtttgtctaatacatatacttatatgcagcttgggagtcctgaggtaactagggtgaattttcacctaacatatttgggggctcgtgtccgggattccaacaaccttatcgactctccacgctgggctaatgaTCAGGATCTGAAACGTACGGAGGAGTACGAGACTcagtttttctaaagacctccatgaattggaaggaggccagggcctgccagcgaggagagccgagagtgaaggaattgaGATTGATCTATAGGGGGTGGACttcgagctgtttgtgagtatattgttggtTTGTTGCGCATGCACGCTAGTATAGTTTTTCTTGGGGTTGAGACTAACTTTAtgctttttaccaaagcattttattaattttaactatatattatatttatactatttctctgtaaaactgttttaaGGGTACCATGGCACTGTCGGAAACCATATTGTGGCTTTAATATATCACATGTTATTCTCAGAGATATTTTCCTAACGAATGTTCTAGTCCCCTGGGCGCAGTCACCTTCCTTAAGCCTGTAAAGGAGAGCTAGTGTCTCTCCTAAAGCCCCGAAGCGTGTTCGGTGGAAGAAGACGAgaaggcctctgaaggaagggtatagaaggaagggtggcctctgggcagggaaacatagctagggaaaatatttcACAGGGTAAGGcgatgtgttctgcagaagaccttcaaggacacagcaaagaggccttgtttgattgttatctgaagcctaggcgagctaatgacacacgcacagtcgacacccactatgttggcctacaaatgcaaagtatacaaatgtgtgatgagaaatatgatgacattttaaatgatagacttatgatgatatggagtgatgctcagtaatgatctctgttccgaaaatccatgtgatgaagctcagagtgatgattttgaagttatccattgaaattgataattgacgaattaagaaagatgatttgtgattttgaattatccattgaaacggataaaaggagggactgatggagataatttcccatcactgttaatgacttaagaatatatgaatcaagtgccttgtattaatatattccttggatgaatcatgtgcttatgaaagcaggaacatggcttttttgtgtgtgtgtgtgtgtgtgtgtaacttagaatattaggtgccacttagtctgcctatgtacaagagcatgtttagaccagaagtgataagaagggtcgaactgtgcttcttccgaccttgtgcaaaacttccatccttgcctcggacatcagaaatccaccacgtggttatccctgctgaacactcaacttctgtctatataaaccttgtgcgatgtgtttaatattgcttcacttcactttttctgacttgcaattgttgttgttgtttgtctaataaatatacttatatgcagctccggaacaatcaccaacagcccagctgacatagaagcttgccaacacactaactggtgtcttttggcagtatagctggcaaggTCACAAaatcagcccttaagaacatgggcgcactccaatctggcctatcTACGACTGCTTTTCCACGTTCtaaaatcctgttcttagctaagaatgaatcccagataagaaaactttcatgaatgccagaattgtcccgggaacttcgtaagtggagttaagaagaaatttctacttaactttttcttaactgcgttcgagaatgaggtccattattCCAACATAATCAAGCCAGCTCGTGCGCCCTGCTCGTATGCCTTCAGCTCTACAAGTACTCTCGTATCATGTCCACCCATCTACGTGGTGCCCTACTGCTGAACTGAACCTGTAAATGCCTGTGGGTATtgaaagagagccagagagcacGTACCTGATATTGAGTCCTCCTGCAAATTCCTCATCAAACACAACCTCATACAGAACCTCAGCCTCACGCTCCGCTGGAGTGGGGAAggagatagacagatacagacagataaAGATAGAGAACCATGGGAGAACACAAAGTGGAGTTGGAGTTGTGCTTAGAAAAATATTTTTAAGGCATTTTCTGAAATTGGAAATGCATGAGAAATTATTGCGTTATGTGTAAAAGCATAATGTTGATTTTTCTGACTTGGCCACAACAAGAGATATTCCAGccacattgtgtctgtgtgtgtgtgtgtatctgcttgtgtgtgtgtgtgtgtgtgtgtgtgtgtgtgtgtgcgcatgtagtTACAAGGGCGCACAGTTACCTCCTTTAATCCCGATGATGGTGCCTCTCAGGCCGAGAGGGACTGAGAAGCCGTCTCTCACGTTCACCACACGGTCAAAGAGCCGGTACTCCACATCGGGATCAGGCACCACTCCATGCTGCTGCTCcagaggctacacacacacgatcacagcCAATACACTTCAGTCATGGAGCACCAACAGGCAACCCCACTAAGCACACACTACATTCtgttcagttaaaaaaaacacagaggtatgcacacagacacccacacccccacaggGGATCTTGGTGGTGTTCATATGTGGTGGAACTCACCCTGTAGAGCAGATGTGGCTTCACAGTGACCCGCACTTTTTTGCTGCTCTTCTTCATctgaaaacagaacaaacagaaatgacattGGCACACATGCACCCAACAATGCACAACATTTCCTAGAGTACAGGCCAGTGCAGGAATTTCACCAGCATGGAAAATGTCATTGTAAATGTATCCGTTGCAAACTTTGACGCCCTATATCATGGGAATAGCCAAGGAAGCAAGGCAAATGCTGATGGCAGTTCTGGTGTTAATGGCTAGTTCTGCAAGCACCATTATCTAAAGTTCGTGTTAATCAAATGAAGTTTGTTAATTCCACAGCTAGCAATCCGATAAATAATtctaatgttaatgttatgaCGAGGTGTCCGGATATAACTTTACAGAATTTCGTCTATATGTTACAAAGTTACAAAGACTCTTATCAAATATTGCCACTACATAGGCTGTCCCGATAACTTTGCTTCTTTTCAGAAAGCATGCCAAGGAAGAACAAGAGGGATAGGGCATTCATGTGTTTTACCATTCAGTGCAAAATTCATTAATCAAAATCAGTGATATAAAAATCACGATTCTTGTCCTTGACTGCCTTGATGCCCTTACATGTGGTCTTAATGCCCTACAAAAAAGAAAGCCCCGCCAAAGGTCAAGCTCCAGGCCTGGTACTGGCCACACACAAGCTCCCATCTCTTACCTtggccttctccagctcctcctcaatCTTCTCCACGATAGCGCCATCCAGGATCTGGAGGTCACATGACACTCTGGCACAGAAGCTGACAGGGTGGGCCTTTAACCAGTTGGTGATCTCCTGCACCTTTTCCGCACTGTGCAAAGAGAAACAGATTCCACCATCAGTATCTACCCCATGGTAACTAAAGCCTCAGTGAGTCCATTGGTGGAGAGGgtgttatcttctgaaagttaCCCATTCTCATCCTCTCCAGGCCAGATGTCATCCTCGTAGAAGACGTCGTCATGACTGTTCCTGGACACGAGGTCAAACACCTCTGAGAATCTGGGGGAGGACACGTGTTAACATTCATATTATTGTAATGTATCGGAGCCAAAGCTTTCATATAAAAAGAGATACGACAGCTGGGAAGGGCagggaaatgcacacacacacacacacacacacacacacacacacacacacacacctctcaagGTACTCGGCCAGAAGTTCCTCCACAGCAGAAGAGTAGAGCcactccttctctgtcctcttAGTGTAGCCCGGCACCTCCTCGTTCTTCTTGTTGAATTTGAGGTTGAGACCCGCGTTAGACTTCTGCTCTCCGTGAGGACTAGGGGAGGAAGAGACACCATAACTCCCAAACACTCCGCTGGCACCACATACAGAACGGAGGAGACACCATAACTCCCAACACcaattttttaccaaaatattgcgattgcgattcgatatgcgattttttttttttatcctctttttttcccaacaaaacgtaatgaatgatttaaatatgaccaacacaatattaaataaatttagtgtaaaatattctttcccacattttacatttttatttaactgctcattacagaaacaagaacaacaaatcggtggctttgccactgtgcatttaagtaatttaaaaaagtaattttaagtataaacactaggcatgcactttttaaacactgtgtgcaaaatgtaccatcttaaaaagaaagaaaaggttcCACTCACTTTCTCTTGGAGCCCCTTCCGATGAAGATGCTTCCGGAGAACCTGGAGACGAGGTAGCTGGTGATGCCCAGACGTGAGGCCAGGACGTAGCCGGGGCAGTACTTGACAGAGTATTTCTGCCGCAGGATCGAGGAGAACAAAGTTATCGCAAGAAGGAAGCAGCAAATGTTAATACTAGAGGGGAAAGTTTAAGGCAGGGCTGCCTATACTGGCTTTGTGGAGATCATGCATCACAAGTCCTACAGGTTGAGATGTGAACCAAATGACATTTAATCAAACAGGCATACTAGTAAAGATAACACAATAAGAGACCCATTCTAAAAGTAACACATTTGACACAAAGGTAGTGTCTTATCGTCAACAACACAAGCTAAACTACAATTTATTTGAGATTCTCAATTTGCAGTACTATTTCAAAGAATTGTACAAATGTTTCTTGCCTACATAACCTACACAATTTATCATCAAATAGGCACAATTAAGGTGTCAGTTGTGTCTTTGAATCTGAGCTCCAGCTAAACCCATCGGGTGAGGGCACCTCCTCAATCAGGGCTGGGCACCCCCGTGTGCAGGTGCATATGACCAGGATGGGGGCACTCACATGCTGGTTCTGGATTAAGGCATCGAGCTGCGGCTCGCAGGGAACAGTAAAGACCACCCGCACCCGGCCCTCGCTGATGACATCACTGGAGTCTTGGACCTTCACCGTGGACAGAATAAACAGAATtaccaacacacaaaaacacgtacACATCGTTTACAGAGTATGTGTGCAGCAAACAGCCGTACAACATCTTGCTTATTCATGGGACAGCTAGGTATGATAAAATGTCACAACTGTGATATGTCAGGCGTCCTAATTTCATATGAGAGCTAAAGAGAACATACCTCTCCCATGGCTCCGTAGTATGGATTCCCCACCATAAACACGGTGATGGCAGGGGGAAACAGTTCCTCGAGTGTTGTGAAGCAAGATGTAGAGGAGTCGAAGGTCTTGAGGTCCTgtgaaaatataataaaaaaaaaagagagagacatgagaacGGACGAGGGGCATAGGGAGAAGAACATACAGTAGAAgatgcaacaaaacaatgcacTGGGCAGATGAGAGCCCACTGGAGAGGGAGACGATGACAGGAGACACAGGAGAAGTCAAGCCCGAGGGCCCCTAACCTTGACGATGGTCTGGTAGGCATGGGGCAGGACCTGCTTAGCCCACTGCTTCTCCAGGTGCACCTTTCCGTCCTGGCCGGGCACGTACTTCCTGCCCGTCAGCAGCTGGGCGTACACCACCACCCTCGTCTGGTTTATCACGACACCCTTACGCTTACCGAAACTGGAAACAAGACCACAAAGTTACTCAGGACAGAAACACAAGAGCGAGTTGAGTTGACTTCGGTGTGATAAAGCAATTAGCGATAAAAGAAGTGTCAAAGAGGGTGCCCCTTACTGCTCAGTGAGGCCCTGCACATCCTTCTCCCAGTCCTTTTGCTCCTTGTCACTCAGGTAAGACACTTTAATGGGTGGGGTAGTCTTATCCAGGTACAGCTTCTGAACACCTGGGGGTTCTTCCAGGAAAAACCTtagcatgatgatgatgagggggagagagagagcgagaaagaaacaAGAAATAAGTAAGGAAAAAACAGTAACAGGAAATAGACAGTAACAAACAACAGTTCTAAGGTGGGCATTTCCTATAGCATATATATCTCTGCTGTCCGTTATATGATATATGCACATCAAAGTACATAACAGACAGCAGAGTTAGAGACTAGCTGTGGAGCCACAGGAAAATGCCTCTTACTTggtctctccatcacacaccgCCACCACACGGGCTTCCTCCAGATGAGGCCAGTTCACAAACAGCGACTTCCCCAGAGTGTTGGCAGCTATTTCATCGCACACctgggagagaagcagaggaggcACTCCAATTAGATCAAGATTTGAGGACCACAGTGATTGTGACCTCACCCTGAATCCAAAGGAGTTTGGAGTTGAGTTTGGAatgttgtgttcagtgttcgACACTAGACTTAGAATTAAGGGGTGGGTTATGACAACAAGAATGGATGATGGCTTACCGGCTCCCCCTCCTGGCTGGGTAAGATGTCCAACATCGTGTTCTCCCCTCGACTGCTCTGCTGGAACACCACCACCCCGGCCTTCTTCTTGTAGAACTGCGGACAGGTAACGAGAGGAGTAACAGGGCTGTAATAAAATCATACTAAATgtaggtccttcaatgtctttTTGTCACAAAGTCCTCATCTCTGAAGACACAGAGTGATTTCTAGCTTGCCACTTCAACCTTGGGTGGGTGGTTAGCTCGAGTTGAGAGCAGTGGCTCGTGCATGCAGCAGGCTAGCAAGGCTCACCTTATGACGAATGTGCTGCAGGGTGGGGAAACCACAGAAGTACAGCGCCCCCGTGTCTATCTGCCGGCCCACATGGTTTAGCGACACATGCCAGGCATCCATGGGCACCGCGGTGATTCTGAAAACAGCCGATCAAACCGGTCAGACCTCCCAGAGAAGCCACGGAGTGCTCTACAACTGCTCAAAGAGGTATTTAACAGGCATACATGCAGTGATCCACAAAACTACATTATCTCTGCTTCCACAGTGGGCACAAAAAGATGcctgcacactctctctttttatatTATCGAAAAGGAATGCTGTTGCTTTTACACCGGTCAGACTTTTGTCAGCCAAGGACACCTGTACCAAACAAGTACACGTGTGCCAAACACTGATTGCATATTCTAACCCAACCGAGGCGgtgcagaggaggaagaaaacacacatgcgTACTGGAGGATATAGATGCTGTCTGAGCACTTGGCTTCATACTTACTTTACATGGCAGTGGACAATGTTGGGCAATATTCCCGGTAAAGAGGAGTCGTAGGGGTAGTCCAGCTCTTTGTCAAAAGAGTAGACGGcacattctgtgtgtctgttcctggcCTTCTCTGCCCTGTTCAACTTTTCATTGCAAGGATCCATAGCAGCAAGCAGCAATTTCTgggagaagcacacacacacacatatatcaggAAATGAAAGCTATCAAATATTTCAACCTGAATTAAATTAATTGCGAGATTGATCATGTTGGCAGTACTGATAAGCTGCTGTTGATGATTTCATCGTCACTTCAAGTTAAAGCAGTGGTAAGCAATGTTTTCTTAAGCTTAATCATTTTCACAgtatgagaaaaacatttttttaaagaaatttGTGGGACTTTGCTGGGCTGTGCTATCTTTAGGAAAAATGTAATCCATGTGAAAGTGTTAAGATACAAGAATCCCTGCCTGCCAATTTTGCCAAGTGGATAAACAGGTAAGGGGGCCAAACCAGGCAAAAGTTAAATTGAACGGTGAAGGGTCACTTGGAGCCGTTTTAAATGTCCATCACACTTCACCCCAAAGTGCTGTAGGTTTCAATGTGAATCTCTACAAGTTCTCATGTATTCTGCTGTGCGAAGCCCAAGGAACCCTGCTAGTTCAGCAGCCCTGCATTAACCCTCTGGCAGCCTCACGTCGCTCAGACAGTCACCTCATCTATGAAGGGGATGAGCACCACGGCCTCCCACTCCTGCTGCTTGCCATTGAGGTCTGTTTTGAAGTCCTGCGGGTAGTACTCAATGATGGGGGAGCATTGGGATGTCATCAGGTGCTGAAAACAGAGAAGACAAGGCAACGTTCAGTATGGGAGAGAGAGCTCATGGCCAATATATCGAAAAACAAaaaattgtttattgtttactgaATTATTAACTGATGTCCTAGATTATCTGGGGCTGATTTGAATGCCTTGTCTTCTTTTGGgtgcttttatttcattttaacaAAATTAGCCAAGTAGCCATTGCATGACTTTTCCATGGGAAAATATTCACATGGCCTCTTCAAGGATTTTTTTAATATCATGTATGGTTAAATATGTATGAATATGAAGCTCTGAATAGTGAATTCAATTTAGAATAATATTGCTCACTACTGCAAACAAATGCTGAAGTGTTTTTAAGACCTATTTCACAAGTGTTTTTAAGACCTATTTCACAAATACATGTACAAGTCCAGTCTTTTCTCTGCATTGTTGATCaattacaggtgtgtgtgtgtgtgtgtgtgtgtgtgtgtgtgtgtgtgtctatatacacatgttttgtgtgtacacatattGGAACACTACTGTATGAGTAACTGCATAAATAGGTCTGTGTTTGTTACCTGGTAGCTCTGAGGCAGAAGATCTTTGCTGGCTGCTGGCAGGACGCCCAGCAGCTGCTCAAAAGGCATGAAGGGTGTCCCCATGTCAAAGGTCAGCTTGAGGTTACCAAGGTTCCTCACGTCAGACAGGAATGGGGCATAGTGGTGGGGGTAATACCTGACAAAGGAATCACCAATGAATCGTCTGAGACATCACTTAAAGAGGGCCAACAGGTAAAGTCAAGTGTGTGAACTAGTGCCCCCTATTGGTCGGGAGTTGGAAGCCTGAGACCTAGTGGCCTATGACAATTGTGTGGTTGATAAATGAGACTACCGACAGGGGTGTTTGGCAGAGCACATTTAGAAAGAGACTAATGTAAAAATGCTGAAAACATTAATTGTGTTCTTATTTCTGGGTACTCTAAATGCTGAAAGTATCATATAAAATGCAAAACGGTGGCTTTGGGTTAATGCTtccactaaaacacacacacacacaactcccttACCAGCTCCATGACTGAACCCCATGGTAATAGTAATGAAGAATCCACTGGATTCCCTCGACATAGCACTTGGCTTGGCCGGCTAAAAATTCACTGGAAGGACAAAAGGCAAAGTaacgtaaacacacagacactgggagATTCTAGATGCTCACCTATGTGATAATTCTTTGTCAACACACTATTCAACATAGGATGCTACTGTTTTGTGCCTGTCAGCTTGCTGAGGGACATGTAATTAACTCACTCCGAGACGACCTCCACACCCATCTTGGACATATAGTACATGCGTTTGTACTGCCGGAACTCCACCTCAaatatctcctcctcctcaccatctTCCTCCGCACACTCTGTGGGATGATGGAAGACACAAGGAACAGTGGTGGGTTACAGTGAAAACATTCCATAGGAATCCACCCCTATGAAAATCACAGCAAGCCTGCACTAGATTACTATGGGTACCTCTGCTTTGGACGCCACCGGTGTCCTTTCCACTGTCGAGAGCAGCGAGACACAGGGAGTCCTCCTGTGACTGGTAACATAAAGCAGAATTCCAACAGAGGAGATGCAACATGAAAACATTCTTACTTAATCAGTTCAGCTGATTCAGTTGGTTTCTTTATTTACTTCAGGAAACACAGACCATGGCAAAACAATTAAGCAACCAACATGAGATATCAAGAAAAAGACTAACAAAGACACCGTTTATCCCTTTAAATCAAGTCATGTTCCCCTAAAAGCGCCATTAGTGGCATGGTTACTATAAAACTGAAGCACGTAGAGCTGTTTCTAGTGGATGGTTTGAGGGATGCTCACCTTGCTCTTCCTGACGTCTTTGCTGCGCGCTTCCTCTGCAGCTCGACCAGCAGCTTCATTCAGGTACTTGTTCCCCACTTTGCTCTCAAACCACTTCAGGTCCACAAACACCTCATTAAAGTGCTCACGGTCAAACTGGAAACCAAAAGCCAGCACAGGACACAACATGACAAAGTTGCTTCTGTTTAAGTTTGTTTACTACACCGTGTTCTGTTACTTTAGTTTAAAAATGATGTCTCTTGCTTACCTCAGACAGCTTCTCCAAGTATTTCTCAAAATTAACAAGATTCAGAAAGCCGTTCTCATTAAGGTACCCTATCAAAGATCACATAAAATAGATATGAACAAAAAATCAATACTGTCAAATTGACTAAAgcattttcatttcaagtttGATTTTGTCTACAATtcataacgcacacacacacacacacacgagccgcTTGTATAAGGAGCAGTGGTCCTCTGCTGCCTGAACAGGGCGATGCACAGCCGCAGAGGACCAGAGAGAAACCAGTGCTCCACCCTGCTGAGTGCTGATGGCTTGGGGGGCAGGTGGAAGCTGCGTTTATCataaatgtgctgtgtgtgacgtGCGTTAGGGTGCTGTGTGCGACGTGCGTTAGGATGGCGTGGGGCGCGCTACTGACCCCCGAGCGTGGGCAGCACACTGATGTAGGTGCGGTAGAGCAGAGGCAGAGCGTCGTGGTTGATGTGCAAGTGAGGCAGGTGAGGGATGAAGTCGTTGCCCACCAGGAAACCCATCA encodes the following:
- the xrn1 gene encoding 5'-3' exoribonuclease 1 isoform X2, which encodes MGVPKFYRWISERYPCLSQVVKEHQIPEFDNLYLDMNGIIHQCSHPNDEDVHFRITEEKILTDIFHYIEVLFRIIKPRKVFFMAVDGVAPRAKMNQQRGRRFRSAKEAEDKIKKALEKGEVLPTEARFDSNCITPGTDFMARLQEQLKYFVHNKLSTDRLWHGVNVFLSGHETPGEGEHKIMEFIRSENAKPGHNPNTRHCLYGLDADLIMLGLTSHEPHFSLLREEVRFGGKKSQKRITAPEETTFHLLHLSLFREYIDYEFSDVKKKIPFEYDLERIIDDWILMGFLVGNDFIPHLPHLHINHDALPLLYRTYISVLPTLGGYLNENGFLNLVNFEKYLEKLSEFDREHFNEVFVDLKWFESKVGNKYLNEAAGRAAEEARSKDVRKSKSQEDSLCLAALDSGKDTGGVQSRECAEEDGEEEEIFEVEFRQYKRMYYMSKMGVEVVSDEFLAGQAKCYVEGIQWILHYYYHGVQSWSWYYPHHYAPFLSDVRNLGNLKLTFDMGTPFMPFEQLLGVLPAASKDLLPQSYQHLMTSQCSPIIEYYPQDFKTDLNGKQQEWEAVVLIPFIDEKLLLAAMDPCNEKLNRAEKARNRHTECAVYSFDKELDYPYDSSLPGILPNIVHCHVKITAVPMDAWHVSLNHVGRQIDTGALYFCGFPTLQHIRHKFYKKKAGVVVFQQSSRGENTMLDILPSQEGEPVCDEIAANTLGKSLFVNWPHLEEARVVAVCDGETKFFLEEPPGVQKLYLDKTTPPIKVSYLSDKEQKDWEKDVQGLTEHFGKRKGVVINQTRVVVYAQLLTGRKYVPGQDGKVHLEKQWAKQVLPHAYQTIVKDLKTFDSSTSCFTTLEELFPPAITVFMVGNPYYGAMGEVQDSSDVISEGRVRVVFTVPCEPQLDALIQNQHKYSVKYCPGYVLASRLGITSYLVSRFSGSIFIGRGSKRNPHGEQKSNAGLNLKFNKKNEEVPGYTKRTEKEWLYSSAVEELLAEYLERFSEVFDLVSRNSHDDVFYEDDIWPGEDENGAEKVQEITNWLKAHPVSFCARVSCDLQILDGAIVEKIEEELEKAKMKKSSKKVRVTVKPHLLYRPLEQQHGVVPDPDVEYRLFDRVVNVRDGFSVPLGLRGTIIGIKGAEREAEVLYEVVFDEEFAGGLNIRCSEGRGYRLPPSALINLSHGCRLEQGSHKLTAIIKPQPSASSQHPHKGQLAGLNHSPRSPFIPTQQNGKSFNLRADTQGNRHSPHKALNQKNQQKVKGSGKDEEYSNVWQALQSSAMPEKPPAHWQNNAGKGSFPTGSASPLSQSKSQGSESQVFQPTNKPNPGGIRLLKRNEDFNLVPPQNQPSKASSEFEDLIANLKITKGNGPVPLVPLVPPKEPAEQSGEPLSPQSFAMKGTLMLKEMLKIDGPRGSSFAETPNSTQQQQQQQQQRRRPSKKLAAKMNSPQGDSPGAPLPSGLPTLHPSVMGAELGRVCMGHGMAPPEFTFLCTPQGLSVCQVKLSSGLLVHGPQCQSENEAKEKAALFALQRLNSVGSGFPLPPPLFPGVQPMRPMAPHPSMFAQPPGALLMPPQAYGPLPWGMPMLHQGQPFFGGTFPGAHVPPPSVPIGSHNQFVPLQVTKKRVSGRKVQETREFVNSAYAASNPATDATPSASPQTPPNSTQDCTEKATPTTPKTPKQNPNPHTPGSASKRKLRKLAVNFEAAKVTE